The Paenibacillus sp. FSL H7-0357 nucleotide sequence TATCAGCCCGACGACCGGAACGGATAATTGGTACGGCTTCGGAGGACTTGCTGTCGATGCCCAGAATCCGAATACGCTGATGGTCTCCAGTCTGAATGCCTGGTGGCCGGATGAGGTTATTTTCCGCAGTACGAACGGCGGAGCGACTTGGAGCCGGATCTGGGATTGGGGCAACTATCCGGAACGGACCTATAAATTCGCAATGAACATTACCGCAGCACCTTGGCTGGATCATGGAACGACCTCCACTTCACTTGATCCTTCACCAAAGCTCGGCTGGATGATGGGAGACCTGGAGATTGACCCGTTCAACTCCAACCGGATGATGTACGGAACAGGAGCTACAATCTACGGCTCGAATAACCTGACTGCTTGGGATACGGGCGGCAAGGTCAATATTTCGGTCATGGCCAAGGGCGTAGAGGAGACTGCTGTGCTCGGACTGATCAGCCCGCCGTCGGGAAGTGCGCATCTGATCACGGCGCTTGGTGACGTCTCCGGCTTCCGGTATGAAGATGTGACCCAGGCACCGGTCAAGTTCCAAACGAGCCCTTCCTGGGCGACAACGACAAGTATTGATTATGCGGAGCTCAGTCCGGCGTTCGTTGTGCGCGTTGGCGGAGCTGATAAGGAAAAGACACCGAGCATGAAATCGCTTGGGATTTCGAATGACGGCGGTTCTAATTGGTATATGCCGAATGCCGAACCGTCGAATGGAACCAAAACAACGGCAGGACAAGGCCAGGTCGCCGTATCTGCCAGCGGCAATGCCATCCTGTGGAGTACCTCCGATATCGGTGTCTATTACACCAAATCGTCGGGCAACTCCTGGACGGCAAGCAGCGGGGTACCGGCCGGAGCCAAAATCGCTTCCGACCGCGTAAACGCGAACAAGTTCTATGCGTTCTATGCAGGAATCTTCTATGTCAGTGTGGACGGCGGAGCTACCTTTACCGCTACGCCGGCAGCGGGTTTCCCGACGAATAATGTAGACGGCCTGCAGCCGAACCAGGCTCAGATCAGCTTGAAGGCAGTGCCGGGCATTGAAGGCGATATCTGGCTGGCCGGAGGCAATACAGTCGAGAACAAATACGGTTTATGGCATTCTGTGAATTCGGGAACCAGCTTCACCAAGCTGTCTAATGTCGAGGAAGCTGATCTGATCGGTTACGGTAAGGCCGCACCGGGCCAGAGCTATATGTCACTATATACGGTTGCTCAAATCGATGGCGTCAGAGGCGTCTTCCGCTCCGATGATGTTGGCGCATCTTGGGTACGGATCAATGATGACGCCCACCAGTATGCGAAAATCAACATGGCCATAACCGGTGATCCGCGGATATACGGCCGGGTATATCTCGGAACAAACGGCCGGGGCACACTCTATGCTGATCCGGTGAATCCTCCGGCTCCCGGATCCACCATTACGCCGGTCACGGCCAGCTTCGATAAGAAGACGGCGAATCAGGCGGATGTGGCCGTAACACTGACGCTGAACGGGAACACGTTAAGCGCGATCAAGAACGGAACGGCAACATTGACTGCCGGAACGGATTATACCGTTAGCGGCACAGCAGTCACGATCAAGAAAGGTTATTTGGCCGCGCAGCCGGTGGGCACAACAACGCTGAGCTTTAATTTCAGCGCCGGAGCCGCCCAGTCGCTGGCGGTTGCTGTAGTGGATACGACGGCAGCGAGCAACTCGGCGATTACGCCGGTCACGGCCAGCTTCGACAAGAAGACGGCGAATCAGGCGGATGTGGCCGTAACGCTGACGCTGAACGGGAACACGTTAAGCGCGATCAAGAACGGAACGGCAACATTGACTGCCGGAACGGATTATACCGTTAGCGGCGCAGCAGTCACGATCAAGAAAGGTTATTTGGCCGCGCAGCCGGTGGGCACAACAACGCTGAGCTTTAATTTCAGCGCCGGAGCCGCCCAGTCGCTGGCGGTTGCCGTAGTGGATACGACGGCAGCGAGCAACTCGGCGATTACGCCGGTCACGGCCAGCTTCGACAAGAAGACGGAGAATCAGGCGGATGTGGCCGTAACGCTGACGCTGAACGGGAACACGTTAAGCACGATCAAGAACGGAACGGCAACGTTGACTGCCGGAACGGATTATACCGTTAGCGGCACAGCAGTCACGATCAAGAAAGGTTATCTGGCGGCACAGCCGGTGGGCACAACAACGCTGAGCTTTAATTTCAGCGCCGGGGCCGCCCAGTCGCTGGCAGTTGCCGTAGTGGATACTTCTGTGGTTGTGACCGGTGGTCTTAAGGTCCAAATGTATAATGGCAGCACAGCGGCTTCGGCGAATGTCTTGAATCCGCGGATCAAACTGCTGAATACGGGCACCAGCGCCGTTTCGCTGGCGGATGTGAAGATCAGATATTATTACACGATTGACGGCGAGCAGCCGCAAAGCTTCTTCTGCGATTGGTCACAGGCCGGCAGTGCGAATGTTACCGGCACCTTTGTGAAACTCCCGGCAGCCACAACCGGGGCGGATTATTATTTGGAGCTGGGTTTCACAAGCGCAGCGGGTTCCCTGGCAGCA carries:
- a CDS encoding cellulose binding domain-containing protein; translated protein: MYNGSTAASANVLNPRIKLLNTGTSAVSLADVKIRYYYTIDGEQPQSFFCDWSQAGSANVTGTFVKLPAATTGADYYLELGFTSAAGSLAAGEGLDIQMRASKADWSNYTQTGDYSFNASGSGYADWAGVPAYLSGSRYGGMNLPDLIRPQPGSA